A single Pseudochaenichthys georgianus chromosome 10, fPseGeo1.2, whole genome shotgun sequence DNA region contains:
- the LOC139434671 gene encoding zinc finger protein 501-like, translated as MSSSWWWLKKSLSLTSRNGAPVWTRRTQSPPPHIKQEQEELRITQEGEPLQELEEADITKSSFTSDPVKSEDDKEKSQSSQPHQRQTDHMETEADGDDCRGPEPARDSDPESSLQPKTEDDTGDSSKDTDDSSEPDAEHSADWKETREPASGSNSLKNRQESFSDPRRSAEKKPFSCSVCKKAFRHRRDLNQHMRIHTGEKPFKCSVCEKTFSHRGSLKTHMRVHTGEKTHICSVCKKAFSHSGSLKEHMRVHTGEKPFKCSVCKKAFAMNINLKTHMTVHTGEKPHICSVCKKAFAMNINLKTHMRVHTGEKPHICSVCKKAFAQSGSLKAHMRVHTGEEIYSCNVCDKRSKWPNHFKRHKCVGRHYSQLNEIQTEDNGEAEPPISSSAEHMETEADGEDNE; from the coding sequence atgtccagcagctggtggtggttaaagaagagcctctccctgaccagcaggaatggagctccagtctggaccaggagaacccagagcccccccccacacatcaagcaggaacaggaggaactcaggatcACTCAGGAGGGAGAGCcgcttcaggagctggaggaggctgatatcaccaagtcctCTTTCACTtctgaccctgtgaagagtgaagatgataaagagaaatctcagtcctcacagcctcatcaaagacaaactgatcacatggaaacagaagctgatggagatgactgtcgaggaccagaaccagccagggactcagatccagagagcagtttacaaccaaagactgaggacgacactggagactcttctaaAGACACTgatgactcttctgaacctgacgctgaacacagtgctgattggaaggagaccagagaacctgcctcaggctcaaactcactgaaaaatagacaaGAATCTTTCAGTGATCCCCGAcgtagtgctgaaaagaaaccattcagctgctcagtctgtaagaaagcttttagacatAGAAGAGATCTAAATCAACACATgcgaatccacacaggagagaaaccattcaaatgctcAGTCTGTGAGAAAACTTTTTCACACCGTGGaagtttaaagacacacatgagagtccacacaggagagaaaacacacatctgctcagtctgtaagaaagctttttcacacagtggaagtttaaaggaacacatgagagtccacacaggagagaaaccattcaaatgctcagtctgtaagaaagcttttgccATGAATATcaatttaaagacacacatgacagtccacacaggagagaaaccacacatctgctcagtctgtaagaaagcttttgccATGAATATcaatttaaagacacacatgagagtccacacaggagagaaaccacacatctgctcagtctgtaagaaagcttttgcacagagtggaagtttaaaggcacacatgagagtccacacaggagaggaaatatacagctgcaatgtttgtgacaaaagatcTAAATGGCCTAATCATTTCAAAAGGcacaagtgtgttggtcgtcaTTACTCCCAGCTTAATGAAATTCAAACTGAGGATAACGGAGAGGCAGAGCCTCCaatcagcagctcagctgaacacatggaaacagaagctgatggagaggacaaTGAATAA